Genomic window (Phragmites australis chromosome 5, lpPhrAust1.1, whole genome shotgun sequence):
GATTATGTCTTGGACTAAATGCGTGTTTGATTCACTGAAGTGCTCACTTATATTTGGAGAAGTTGTACTGCCTTCCAGTTTGGAAGTCCACGTTAAATGTATTCTACTTTGAGCTCAACTGGTGGAAGGTGGAAGAGCTTGCACATCTATCATTCTGTACTCATGACATGACTATGACATAGCACGATTCTCTAAATTCATGTTCATGTTTAATTTGATTCTCAATGCCTAGTTTGTCTCCATCGATGAATCTTAAACTAAACATGTGATGacatgtgttgattgtagatgTGCATGCCATGAAACTTGTGTATTGTCTAACATCAAAGAGTAAAAATGTAAATGCCGATACAAGTGGCAGTTAATTGCTTCATTTTTAAGATTATAAAACATTCATAGATTAACGGGAACTATGCATTTTTGAAACTTTATCTTATGTTCTCGACTTGTTACATTATCTGAGTAACTTATGATATACTCCATCCATTTctaaatagatgtcgttttaggaATTTAGTtttgttcttaaatagatgttGTTTTAGGTTTTCTAGGTGGTGTTTTTCTAAAGAGCTCCTATTAAAAGCTATTAAAAGTTGGAGTTGAAAGTGAATGAGTTTGGTGGATTGTGTGCTATTAATTGAAAGTGATGGAAGTGGGAGAATTAATTGTCATCTTGTTTTGTGTGTTGGAGGCAAAACAATCAAAAAAGAACAGAGGGAGTATAGTAATATAGAGTAGTTGTATATCGGCTGCTCTCTTCTAACAATGATGATATTATCCAGAACTTGTACAACATCAATGTTCGCAAGGTCATACTGATGGACCTACCTCCTGTTGGTTGTGCACCTCATTTCCTCGAGGAGTATGGCAGTCAAAATGGAGAATGCATTGATTATATCAACAATGTTGTGATTGAGTTCAACCATACCCTGAGTTACATGTCCAGCGAGTTCATCCGCCATCACCCGGATTCTATGATCAGTTATTGCGATACTTTCGAGGGGTCTGTGGACATACTAAATAATCGTGACCGCTATGGTGAGCAAATGCATCATTAGTACGTTTAGATTACTTGCTGTCCTTAGACAAGCAGCTACATAATAATTAAGTTGCTACAATGTTCAGGTTTTGTCACCACTACTTATGCTTGTCGTGGGCTGGGCAAGTATGGAGGCTTGATCATGTGTATTCTTCCATAGATGGCATGCAATGACGCATCAAGCCATGTCTGGTGGGACGAATTCCACCCAACAGATGCTGTCAACTGAATCCTGGCAGATAATGTGTGGTCTGGTAAGCACACCAAGATGTGCTATCCTATAGACATGCAGGAGATGATAAAACTGAAGCTGTAGGACCAACTTGAATCTCCATTGCAGTTACTTGCTCAACATACGTGTTTCTTGACAAAGGACCTGTGGGGGTTACACATTGAAATGCATGGCTTGTGAATTACAAAGGTTTATACAGATGGACTTGTCAGTTTTATATAGCTCACGTTACATGCAAGTGCGTGCTTGTTCTATGTAAATGCACTGTAAAAGATCTGTATGGTCATAC
Coding sequences:
- the LOC133918810 gene encoding GDSL esterase/lipase At1g29660-like, whose amino-acid sequence is MGVIAMKCAPKTGMHVSLTQQVQQVEDTYEQLSLALGEAAAANLFSRSVFFVSIGRNNFIHYHLRNVSGVQMRYLQREFNQLLVNTVRQEIKNLYNINVRKVILMDLPPVGCAPHFLEEYGSQNGECIDYINNVVIEFNHTLSYMSSEFIRHHPDSMISYCDTFEGSVDILNNRDRYGFVTTTYACRGLGKYGGLIMCILP